The Gossypium hirsutum isolate 1008001.06 chromosome D07, Gossypium_hirsutum_v2.1, whole genome shotgun sequence genome includes the window tctgaTTCAACCGTTCATTTCTAATTCAATtggtttatattaaatttttgatGAATCGATTTAACACCCTTTTTTAAAATGATATCACGCAATCTTCCGACagacatatatatttatttttatatatatcatgagaaaataaaataaaatatgcataatctTAGTGAGGTGGCAGCATCTCCATTGGTTGGAGTGTACTTTTCTCTTCCATTCCTCTCCTCAAATTCACTCTTCTGTCTCTCCACAAATCTCATCTCTTTGACTCTCCCATTTCTCGTACTACACCCCTCCGCCActgtttcttttctctttaacaATGTCTGTCTTCCCTTCCTCTAAACCCGCCGCTACCACAACCGCCGCCCCGCCCCCCGCCAACGGCGCCACTGCCGGACCCCCAGCTGCTACAACAACTGCAACCAACGGTGGAGCAACAAAATCCAATCTCTACAACCCCACTTCTCGCCAACCTTACCGTCAGCCTTACAACCGCCGTCACCACCACCGTCCCCGCCGAAACtactgctgctgctgctgtttcTGGACCATCCTCATCATCCTTATCCTTGCCCTTTTAGTTGCCATAGCTGGTTCCATCCTTTACGTCCTTTACCGCCCTCACCGCCCTTCTTTCACCCTCGCTTCCCTCCGTGTCCACCGCTTAAACCTAACGACCACCGCCGATTCCGCCTCCTCCCATCTCTCAACCCTTTTCAACTTAACCCTTTCTTCCAAAAACCCAAATTCCCACCTCACCTTCACTTACGACCCATTCACCCTCTCATGCGTTACAAGTAACAACGATGTGTTTATAGGCAACGGCACATTGCCGGCCTTCATCAGTAACAGCAAAAACGAGACAACATTCAAGGGAGTTGTAATAACGACATCAAGTGATCTAGATGCCGACACCGTCAACAACTTGAGACCCGATCTGAAGAAGAAAAATGGGATCCCGTTGAAAATTGAGATGGATACTAAAGTGACAGTGAAAGTGGATGGATTGAAGAGCAAGAAAGTGGGGATTAGAGTTACGTGTGATGACATTAAAGGGACTGTGCCGAAAGGTAAGTCACCGTCGGTGGCCAATGTTTCAGGGTCCAAGTGTAAGGTCGATCTTCGGATCAAGATCTGGAAATGGACTTTTTGAGACCacaaaatttctcaatttagtacCTTTAATTCCATTTGTTTTTAGGTCAATTTCCGGTTTTGGTCATTCTATTATGCTCAAATTCagaatttagtcattatattttaatttaacataattctatccctttacttttataatatcattactTAGCTCAATTAGTtaacactattactattttaTCGGAATGATTAGCGATAGTTACATGATTCATTAATTGAATTAAGTAATGATATTATAAAGATAATGATagattaaagtataaagattaaacctttaattttaaGTATAGTAGAGCGATAAAACAATAATTTGACTTTTTATTTACTTGtattatttttcccttgatctcTCCAtgcttttgaaatttttttggggGGTTCTAAAAAAATGTCATGAAACAATTGAAGGATGAATTAGCAAGCAGATCTAGGGTGAATTAGTCTTTCAAGAACAAGTTGAAATTAGGgggttttttttgttaatttttttattatgaagATATTTTATGTTGCAAGTGAATTTgggttttcatttttatttaatgaaatgcaatgttataaaagaaaattaattacccattaatataaaaaaacttacTTTGCTAAAAGTCATCTACTTGTGTGAcaggttttataattttatttatgatcACCATAAAGAAAAGGAATATTAAATTAATGCTTTTTGGCTCTCTCTTTTTCCCCAGAAAAAGTGTGCTTGGCATTGCGTGATGAGCAGTAAACCAATCATATATTACTGAGggttatatttgaatttttatttttttatgatattagAATGTGCCTGAAAGTACTGAAATTAATGATTTTTCAGCTTTTTTTTCTCTTGCTTTCCGTGAATCTGAATCCAAACTGTCCCATgtaggaaaattaaaaaaaaaaagtctagAAACTTGAAAGTACTGGAAGAAATTCATAAGTTTGCAACTTGCAATTATTTCTTTAATATTCTTTTTGTGATGAAATTATTGtcttttttaagttattttccgaaattattatctttatttataaaattcgAGTATAAatccattatttaatttcatttaagatcaaataaacataaatcttaaattttattaattattaatattatctttttaatttaaataataaaaacaggGCAAAAGATGAGAGTTGTCAATGTGACGTATGATGTCATAAATAATGGGAGTCAAGTGCATCCCATGATGGCGAAAGAGAGTAAATTCAAGTGCACGTGGTTTCTGTGTCTTATTGGTCTGCTTATACAGGGGCAGTTGGAATTTTGTcagatttttttccctttcttatTTAAACACTTTATATATCTCTCTAAATTCTATACAAGGTCCCTGTAAAATacgtttttatgatttaatccttctactctaatttattatttttaattccttTACTTTTTGAAATGTATGGTTTCTGTGTTGGGGCAAACGTTTTTAAATGCAGAAAGTACATATGTTACATCGACTTATTTGATGAAATTGATGGGAAATTCTTTAATCCgaaaactaaaaatatacatttcgagattaaaaataatcaaattacgaTAAATGGATTAAATCGAAAAGATCATATAGTATAGGAATCTTTTATACAATTTGACACACACATAAatatacttatatttatatataaaatcccACTGAGGTTCACTGCCATTTATGGGTTTGGACCATTTGGCTGGTCTTTTGCCTCTTTGGTAAGTTAAATCAAGAGCAATGAAGACACTAAAAAAACCATAGGAAATGTGACAAAAGGACCATAGGGATTGTGTATTCACAGTCTATACCTAACTTTTGGACCGTCTAATAATCGAGTTGTTGTCACAAGTTAACCGGGTACTAACTCATttaagaaaattatatatatatagaatgaGATTGGAATCTATTACTAATTACATTAACAAAACCTTAAATTAACCACTTgaccaaagttttattttaatatgcacattTTAATAGTGTTGTTGATTAAGCCGAtgtcacaatttaatctaatttaacttGACACCAACTCAGGATTAATGACAACACAATCTTAAAGAATTGTATTCATTTAGTACTCTTAATATTATGTATTTACGTaattaaatttcgttttactcacaatttaatctaattttttaatatcatatatattttatatgttattattaattagttttaaataatatgtttcattattcgttgtatgttaattttaaatatatctcTATATATTAAATACATGGTTTTCACACACATAcgcgtgtatatatataatgtttatgtattgcaAATCACTAGCATCATCCATCACAAAACATACTGATAATTAAAACATATTCAAACCAAATAAAATTTGGATTATATTTACGTAAAATTTTTACATCATTCTATGTTGCTAGAGGACAAGCATATGAATGTTaaagtgtttttctttttctttttcctttttcttttttcgttttGATAGGATGATTTTCAACCTCAAAGAGAAATGGGTGCATGGGGGACCCAAAATGGGAAGGTGATAATGGATAGAGAGGCAGAAGATGGTGTCACACCATGAAGGAACAAGAATCTGAAATTGGATGCTTCAATGCATGGAAGATGGGTCAATCAAATCTTGGCATACCCCCCAAGAACAAATTATtatgaaacaaaaacaaacaaactatGATATTATATTCAAAGTGTTTAAAATTCTAATCTCAATattttcgattttttatttttgtttatttacttattttgtaCCGCAGGGACTAGATTATGAAAGTTTATCAAGAGACGTACACAAGAGGGGGTGAGAGGGACCATGCTGAAAGCTAGAAGATAAGTGGAGAAAATCTTAGAACCagttaaaaaaaaaggaatacaGCATTTTCACATGGTCTTGTCTGCTTCAATAGCATATTGCCAAGAAAGCCATTTTTCGGCCGATCTAAGAGGTGCCAATCGGCTGAGTTTGGGGGCTAATGGCTAAATTTGCTGTTCATGTAAATCGTTGTCAATGCCAATATATGTACATTACAACAAATGCAAACTCAAAAAATCAGCATGATTAGTTGTAATTGTCAACAATCTTTTAAAGGGTTAGTGTGGAAttcatattttctaaaaaaaagtttatacaATCAACCATAGTAGGGACTTAGCAACACAATCTCGTCATTTTGGCCTCACGCCCTAACAATACTCATCAATCCATCACATTTGACAGATTCCTCATCTAATCCCTTCAAGTTGATTCTAATAGTGCATTCATCAATCCATTACATTTGATAGATTCCTCATCTAATCCCTTCAAGTCGACTCTAATAATGCCCTAGCCTAACATCAACCACCCTATCACAACACTTACACTCAATGATTGGGATCCACTCGACCTCCCTCCTTCTATAAATACCCCCTTAAGACTAgggtaaaagaagaagaaaacacaAGAAGCTTTGCTTTGCCAAAACTCTTCCTACAGTTTCCTTGGAATTCCCAAGTATAGTTGATGTGAAAAAAGTGGATATAAAAATAATGGTGAAAACTAATATATAAATTCAAAGCTCAATAGTCGTTACCACTTTCTACCACTACTCACAAGTACGTGAGATTGTTGTCAAGTAATAAATTACAACGAAATATTTTCGTTGAAGTATTCCGAAAAtcgattttactaaaatattttgtaacttaaaaaataataaaataaaaacttcaaGAATTTAATCAaactaatataaatataaaaattaactaagaataaataaataaatcaatttacaaaagagtaaaaattaattattaaagcgaagaaataaaataactaatttgGTAATTGAACCTGCAATGCAAAAGAAATCGTAGTGGTGGAGCTTATCTTTAGTTAATGAGATTCATTCAATTATTGATAAGTCAAAGGTTCATGACTAAAATGGCATAAAGATGTAGGTGTCACGAGTCGCAGtccaaagcccgtgaccatcacaCCAAATgtatccaatggaggtctattgtttagatggggatcatttggcccgcaAGAACTAGCCCGATTCAATAAgttgttggagaagcctgtcagattgaaacCTAGGTGGCCCAATGATGAAAATATGACAACTTAGGCtatcttgataagtatgagaactaatcttaaaagatttatagggaatcatatcttataaagattagattagatttgatatgatgtaatcttgtaaatctctaaaatcaagggataggctaatctcgtccgtcgatgtaacttGATCTTAACCGTCGGTtttaggggagctcaactataaatagacaGCCTCCCCCTCACTTGTAACTcgactccattcattgtttcattattctttgtgaataagagaatattgagagcatttactcaaacaccttttGTACGTTCTTTTTCTATGGCTTTATGTTGTTCTTTTGTGGCTTCTTTTGCCATAATCGCTTCTGTTATACAAATTGGTGCATTGGAGGAGTTttaaaggaatcctcacttgtGGTTGTTAGGTTGACTTAGGCAAGTTTGGAATGAACGAATCGCTTAAGGCTGCACGAATCGCGAGACGAAAGATCTATCCTTATGACAAGTAGTATCCGAGCTATTGGTTGCgaaggcaccgttgggatgtcgaaagaagagttCGAACAAAAGTGGGCCAAAAAATTAGTCCTTTTGAGGGAGATGTTGCCAGTTATTAAGGAACATGTGGATAAACTTGAGGGATCCATGGAGGATGTAAATGTCTCACTCGATGTGGTCGAGGATACCATAGACAACTGGAATGAGCAGTCCAGAGACTATGTGAAGATGTCTCTCGCTTCCACTATGGATGAGGTAAATAAGTTGTTTAATTCACACAGGGATAAGTTGACGGAGAGGAATGATGGTTTCGAAGCCATGGTGATGGCTTTAAAGAAGGAAATAATGGCTACGGCAATGACTTTGAACAACAAGAATAAAATAGCTTGAAGAAACCTGGCCTTGTATCGAGCAGCCGTGGGGAAATGAGTGTCAAATGTAGCACTCAATTACGAGGATGTCTTGAAGCCAAAAGTGTTTGTGGGACAAGGTCAACATGCGATGTGGACAATTTTTTGTGGGGGATGGAAAACTACTTTTGTGCCAAAGGCATCATAGACGATGCAGTTAAGGTAAATATTGTTTCAATGTTTCTTATTGAtattgcgcttttatggtggGGTAGGTCTACAGATAAAAGGCAAAATGAGATTGGGACGTGACAAAAGTTTCAATATGAGTTGAAGGGAcaattttacccaaaatttacCGAGAAAGAAGCTCAGACAAAGTTGCGATGGTTAACGCAATAGGGCACAGTGAGGGAGTATGTTCGAGAGTTCAAAGAACTCATACTCCAAGTTTCAGATGTGACAGGAAAAGAGGCATTACTTATTTTTAAGAATGGGTTGAAGTTGTGAGTCAGACAAGAagtggaacaaagaggtgtccaaaagctgtCGGAAGCCATAACGGTAGCGAAGTCCGTGGTCAAGCAtggtctagggaaagacaagcttgggtcttccaagtccGAAGAAAGAGGAGTATGTGAAAAAGATCACAAGAAAGATAATGATGGCAATGGCAACGACGACGATGGTGGTAATGAGAAACCACGAGTTGGAAAGAAGAAACCTAACAGAAAGAGGGACTAGTTGAAATGCTTTCTTTACGACGATCCTCATATGTTGAAGAAATGTTTGAAGAAATCTGCTCTTTCTAAGAAGGAAAAATCGGAAGGTAAGGCCTTGAGACTTGGTTCGAGCGCAAGGGGTGTCGAAACCAAAGAGGTCAAAAACGATAAGAAGCCATTGGAAtgcttcttgtgtcatggtcCGCATAGGTTGCGGAAGTGTCTGAAGAAATCTGTCATTGAAGGGGACGATGGAGTAGACAATGAgtccaagaagcttggttcgagtAAGAGAAAAGTcgaagccaagagggcaaagaggagTAAAAAGAAGCAAGTAAAATGCTTCTTGTGTCGTGGTCTGCATGAGTTGCGAAACTTTCCAAAGCAATCCAAGTCAGTTGTGGTCAAAGAAAATGCAACATCGGAGCTTGTTGAGTCGTCGAAGGGGCTTCCACATGAGGTAGATGTAAGTTTGTCATCGAAATTAGGGGAAAAAGTTACGATGAAAACAGTGAAGCTGGGACCAATGAGACTCAATTTGAGTAAAGCGAAGGAGTTAGCCAAGTCGTCGGCCAAGTCGTCGACGAGGCTTTCGCCCATGGAAGATGTGAGTTTGACATCGGATTTATAGGAAGAAGTCGCGATGCAAACCTTGAAGCTAGGATCAATTAGGCTCATTTTTTGTTGACACATCAGAGGAGCTATCATCTATTAAAGAGGTGGAGTGCACATCAAGCTATGGGAAAGTGGTGATGCAAGTTGGATAGTTAACCTGAGTAAACGTAATGAGGAAGGTACTGTAACAGctcaattttcagtagtgtcagaacagtgatttgagatcattaaattcgatgaaaaagttagaaaaatttattaattaataattataagttaagcgtgattttagaaatatttttgaattagtaaattttgtgatttaaaagaaattattaggtaaattgggtcaaaaacgaggtatcgagatct containing:
- the LOC107953893 gene encoding NDR1/HIN1-like protein 13 yields the protein MSVFPSSKPAATTTAAPPPANGATAGPPAATTTATNGGATKSNLYNPTSRQPYRQPYNRRHHHRPRRNYCCCCCFWTILIILILALLVAIAGSILYVLYRPHRPSFTLASLRVHRLNLTTTADSASSHLSTLFNLTLSSKNPNSHLTFTYDPFTLSCVTSNNDVFIGNGTLPAFISNSKNETTFKGVVITTSSDLDADTVNNLRPDLKKKNGIPLKIEMDTKVTVKVDGLKSKKVGIRVTCDDIKGTVPKGQKMRVVNVTYDVINNGSQVHPMMAKESKFKCTWFLCLIGLLIQGQLEFCQIFFPFLFKHFIYLSKFYTRSL